Genomic segment of Vicinamibacterales bacterium:
AACGGACGGGACTCGAGCGGCTGGCGCGGCGGCTCGAGCTGACGCGGCTGCTGCCGCCGGATCTCCGCCGTCTCGAGCCGCAGGCGCCGGCGATCGCCCGGCGGTTCTCCGATCGGCTGATTGCGCCGCGCGAAGCGCCGCGCGGCGCGGCGCGCGGCCGGGTCGCCGTGCTCACCGGCTGCATCCAGGACCTCGTCTTTCCGGCGATCAACCGCGACACCGTCGACGTGGCGCTGGCGAACGGCTACGAAGTCGAGACGCCGCGCGGGCAGTCCTGCTGCGGATCCCTGCACGCGCACAACGGCGAGCCGGAGCTGGCGCGGACGCTCGCCCGGCGGCTGATCGACCTGATTCCGCCCGATCGCTACGACGCCATCCTCAGCAACGCCGGCGGCTGCGGATCGCACCTGCGGCATTACGGCGCGCTTCTCGCGGACGACGCCGAGTACGCCGGCCGGGCGCGCGCCTGGGATCGAAAGCTCCGCGATGTACAGGAGTGGCTGATCGAAATCGGCTGCCGCACGCCGTCGCGGGCGCCGTTCGACCGCGAGACGGCGATCACGTATCACGACTCCTGTCACCTCGCGCACGGCCAGAAGGTGTCCCGCCAGCCGCGGGAGCTGCTGCGGCTCCTGCCCGGTGTGACGCTCACCGAGCTGCCGGAGTCGTCGTGGTGCTGCGGCAGCGCCGGCATCTACGCCATCA
This window contains:
- a CDS encoding (Fe-S)-binding protein, yielding MISHADALKTIDYALLQQCMRCGMCLPACPTYDATGRERHSPRGRIALMRAIADGDLEVNRVFAEEMSYCLGCLACQTACPAGVQYGVLFETARSDIRRSGVDAGPRRRFWRGLTLHFLFMRPGALRLAGRALRVYQRTGLERLARRLELTRLLPPDLRRLEPQAPAIARRFSDRLIAPREAPRGAARGRVAVLTGCIQDLVFPAINRDTVDVALANGYEVETPRGQSCCGSLHAHNGEPELARTLARRLIDLIPPDRYDAILSNAGGCGSHLRHYGALLADDAEYAGRARAWDRKLRDVQEWLIEIGCRTPSRAPFDRETAITYHDSCHLAHGQKVSRQPRELLRLLPGVTLTELPESSWCCGSAGIYAITQPAQADALLQRKVANIRGTGAAIVAAANPGCHLQIARGLSQVSAPIEVVHPVSLLAEAYRRERT